One segment of Rosa chinensis cultivar Old Blush chromosome 6, RchiOBHm-V2, whole genome shotgun sequence DNA contains the following:
- the LOC112169442 gene encoding uncharacterized protein LOC112169442 isoform X5: protein MKVVITCNAVKRGFKVIHHKDIVVAALIESAKSGVCVDVCLTYENESALKREVLIGKKDEIYGGRMAYLNIQLHVQLSGLMQRIHFLCSISVGALGSPRDQWKL, encoded by the exons ATGAAAGTTGTGATCACTTGCAATGCTGTTAAAAGGGGTTTTAAGGTCATCCACCACAAGGATATAGTTGTTGCTGCCCTTATTGAATCAGCCAAAAGTGGGGTTTGTGTAG ATGTATGCTTAACTTATGAGAATGAATCTGCTTTGAAGAGGGAAGTACTAATTGGGAAGAAGGATGAGATATATGGTGGTAG GATGGCATACCTAAATATCCAACTACATGTGCAGTTGAGTGGGTTGATGCAGAGGATCCACTTTTTGTGCTCTATATCAGTGGGAGCACTGGGAAGCCCTAG AGATCAATGGAAACTTTGA
- the LOC112169442 gene encoding acetyl-coenzyme A synthetase, chloroplastic/glyoxysomal-like isoform X3, whose amino-acid sequence MKVVITCNAVKRGFKVIHHKDIVVAALIESAKSGVCVDVCLTYENESALKREVLIGKKDEIYGGRMAYLNIQLHVQLSGLMQRIHFLCSISVGALGSPSEFCTQLGIYGAVATTFKYTFDYKPSDIYWYPSQPEAYYYLLI is encoded by the exons ATGAAAGTTGTGATCACTTGCAATGCTGTTAAAAGGGGTTTTAAGGTCATCCACCACAAGGATATAGTTGTTGCTGCCCTTATTGAATCAGCCAAAAGTGGGGTTTGTGTAG ATGTATGCTTAACTTATGAGAATGAATCTGCTTTGAAGAGGGAAGTACTAATTGGGAAGAAGGATGAGATATATGGTGGTAG GATGGCATACCTAAATATCCAACTACATGTGCAGTTGAGTGGGTTGATGCAGAGGATCCACTTTTTGTGCTCTATATCAGTGGGAGCACTGGGAAGCCCTAG CGAGTTCTGCACACAACTGGGGATATATGGTGCAGTTGCTACAACATTTAAATATACTTTTGATTACAAACCATCCGACATCTACTGGTACCCTTCACAACCAGAGgcttattattatttgttaatttGA
- the LOC112169442 gene encoding acetyl-coenzyme A synthetase, chloroplastic/glyoxysomal-like isoform X1, with amino-acid sequence MKVVITCNAVKRGFKVIHHKDIVVAALIESAKSGVCVDVCLTYENESALKREVLIGKKDEIYGGRMAYLNIQLHVQLSGLMQRIHFLCSISVGALGSPRYICSVLQFQFFLLLLDFSNFNLISEFCTQLGIYGAVATTFKYTFDYKPSDIYWYPSQPEAYYYLLI; translated from the exons ATGAAAGTTGTGATCACTTGCAATGCTGTTAAAAGGGGTTTTAAGGTCATCCACCACAAGGATATAGTTGTTGCTGCCCTTATTGAATCAGCCAAAAGTGGGGTTTGTGTAG ATGTATGCTTAACTTATGAGAATGAATCTGCTTTGAAGAGGGAAGTACTAATTGGGAAGAAGGATGAGATATATGGTGGTAG GATGGCATACCTAAATATCCAACTACATGTGCAGTTGAGTGGGTTGATGCAGAGGATCCACTTTTTGTGCTCTATATCAGTGGGAGCACTGGGAAGCCCTAGGTATATTTGTTCCgtacttcaatttcaattttttcttcttcttttggatttttctaattttaatCTTATTAGCGAGTTCTGCACACAACTGGGGATATATGGTGCAGTTGCTACAACATTTAAATATACTTTTGATTACAAACCATCCGACATCTACTGGTACCCTTCACAACCAGAGgcttattattatttgttaatttGA
- the LOC112169442 gene encoding acetyl-coenzyme A synthetase, chloroplastic/glyoxysomal-like isoform X4, which produces MKVVITCNAVKRGFKVIHHKDIVVAALIESAKSGVCVDVCLTYENESALKREVLIGKKDEIYGGRMAYLNIQLHVQLSGLMQRIHFLCSISVGALGSPSEFCTQLGIYGAVATTFKYTFDYKPSDIYWWN; this is translated from the exons ATGAAAGTTGTGATCACTTGCAATGCTGTTAAAAGGGGTTTTAAGGTCATCCACCACAAGGATATAGTTGTTGCTGCCCTTATTGAATCAGCCAAAAGTGGGGTTTGTGTAG ATGTATGCTTAACTTATGAGAATGAATCTGCTTTGAAGAGGGAAGTACTAATTGGGAAGAAGGATGAGATATATGGTGGTAG GATGGCATACCTAAATATCCAACTACATGTGCAGTTGAGTGGGTTGATGCAGAGGATCCACTTTTTGTGCTCTATATCAGTGGGAGCACTGGGAAGCCCTAG CGAGTTCTGCACACAACTGGGGATATATGGTGCAGTTGCTACAACATTTAAATATACTTTTGATTACAAACCATCCGACATCTACTG GTGGAATTGA
- the LOC112169442 gene encoding uncharacterized protein LOC112169442 isoform X6, with the protein MKVVITCNAVKRGFKVIHHKDIVVAALIESAKSGVCVDVCLTYENESALKREVLIGKKDEIYGGRMAYLNIQLHVQLSGLMQRIHFLCSISVGALGSPRWN; encoded by the exons ATGAAAGTTGTGATCACTTGCAATGCTGTTAAAAGGGGTTTTAAGGTCATCCACCACAAGGATATAGTTGTTGCTGCCCTTATTGAATCAGCCAAAAGTGGGGTTTGTGTAG ATGTATGCTTAACTTATGAGAATGAATCTGCTTTGAAGAGGGAAGTACTAATTGGGAAGAAGGATGAGATATATGGTGGTAG GATGGCATACCTAAATATCCAACTACATGTGCAGTTGAGTGGGTTGATGCAGAGGATCCACTTTTTGTGCTCTATATCAGTGGGAGCACTGGGAAGCCCTAG GTGGAATTGA
- the LOC112169873 gene encoding uncharacterized protein LOC112169873 isoform X19, giving the protein MGLLGLVGFALQCFDVVAWPLFALVYPLYSSIRAIETNSITDTHKINTYWVVFSLILLFEHAFMKLLEWFLLWPYIRLLIVFFLVMPHFDGALYVYKHLICPCLSMDPQIVINLFNKRKESFVRDNFLSEVERYVKENGPEGLERFIACKSTRTNLDVKEFNAVSSMDTEASKSIKPNGGQNDIKAVQVMAKKKRTTASQVSQAKPNLTVNEDKFSSTKMNEKAIEGAADGEILKTPPPKKFQKEWTTTQTDATLSSPLGDNKDKATYEALKIKNEADPKLTWPGNRAAMEIYEKPVEVGTGIEDPVTPKEVQKEWTCALCQVTTTCESNLNSHLQGRKHKAAYEAVKARNQEFLPKIAPASTAKTSNQPNEVPGKSSPSSGSKQKVTINENSKSIEANGGQNDIKAMQVTAKKKETTSSQVCQAEPNLTVNEDKFSSMKMNEKAILGAALRDILKTPPPKKVQKEWTTTQTDATLSSPLGDNKGKATYEALKIKNEADPKLTWPENRAAAAMEIYEKPVEDGTGIEDPETPKEVQKEWTCALCQVTTTCESNLNYHLQGRKHKAAYEALKVRNQEFLPKIAPASTAKTSNQPNEVPGKSSLSCGSKQKVTINENSTRINLNVQELNAVSFVDNEALKSIEANGGQNDIKAVQITAKKKETTSSQVCQAEPNLTLNEDKFYSTKMNEKAIEGAADREILKTSPPKKVQKEWTTTQTDATLIPPLGDNKDKATYEAQKIKNEADPKLSWPENRAAAAMEIYEKPVEVGTGIEDSETLKEVQKEWTCALCQVTTTCESNLNSHLQGRKHKAAYEAVKASNQEFLPKIAPASTAKTSNQPNEVPGKSSPSSGSKQKVTINENSTRINLNVKELNAVSFMDNEASKSIEANGGQNDIKAVQVTAKKKETTSSQVCQVEPNLTVNEDKFSSMKMNEKAIEGAADGEILKTPPPKKVQKEWTTVSPLQTQTDATLSSPPGDNKDKATYEALKIKNEAGAKLTWTENRAVVAMEIYEKPVEVGTGIEDRKTPEEVQKEWTCTLCQVTTTCENNLNSHLQGQKHKAAYEAVKARNQEFLPKIAPASTAKTSNQPNAVPGKSSPSSGSEQKVTIIENSKSIEANGGQNDIKAMQVTAKKKEAISSQVCQAEPNLAVNEDKFSSTKMNEKAIGGAAYREILKTPPPKKVQKEWTTVSPLQTQIDATLSSPPGDNKDKATYKALKIKNEAEAKLTWTENRAVAAMEIYEKPVEVGTGIEHPKTPKEVQKEWTCTLCQVTTTCENNLKSHLQGRKHKAAYEAVKASNQEFLPKIAPASTAKTSNPPNQVPGKSSPSSGSKQKVTINENSKSIEANGGRNDIKAVQVTAKRKETTASQIRSVGQSLISL; this is encoded by the exons ATGGGCTTACTGGGTCTCGTTGGATTTGCGCTCCAGTGCTTTGATGTTGTTGCATG GCCTCTCTTTGCTCTGGTCTATCCTCT CTATTCTTCCATTAGAGCAATCGAGACAAATTCCATTACAGATACTCACAAGATAAATACGTATTGGGTCGTCTTCTCATTGATCTTGCTATTTGAACATGCTTTTATGAAGCTCCTTGAATG GTTCCTGCTCTGGCCATACATTAGGCTACTGATTGTCTTCTTTTTGGTGATGCCACATTTTGATGGTGCCTTATATGTCTATAAACACCTTATCTGTCCATGCCTCTCCATGGATCCCCAAATTGTTATCAACTTGTTCAACAAGCGGAAGGAGTCCTTTGTGAGAGATAACTTTCTCTCTGAGGTGGAGAGATATGTAAAGGAGAATGGACCTGAAGGTTTGGAAAGATTTATTGCTTGCAAG TCAACGAGGACAAATCTCGATGTAAAAGAGTTCAATGCCGTTTCATCCATGGATACTGAAGCG TCAAAATCCATAAAGCCAAATGGTGGACAGAATGATATCAAAGCTGTGCAGGTAATGGCAAAAAAGAAGCGAACAACTGCTAGTCAA GTTAGTCAGGCAAAGCCTAATCTCACTGTGAATGAAGATAAATTTTCTTCTACGAAGATGAATGAAAAAGCCATAGAGGGTGCAGCTGATGGAGAAATTCTGAAGACACCACCTCCAAAGAAATTCCAGAAGGAGTGGACGACCACTCAAACTGATGCAACTTTGAGTTCCCCTCTTGGTGATAATAAAGACAAGGCTACATACGAGGCACTGAAGATAAAGAATGAGGCAGATCCTAAGCTCACTTGGCCTGGAAACCGTGCAGCTATGGAAATATATGAAAAGCCAGTTGAGGTTGGAACAGGTATAGAAGATCCAGTGACTCCTAAAGAAGTCCAGAAAGAGTGGACTTGTGCTCTCTGTCAAGTAACCACTACATGTGAAAGCAATTTGAATTCCCACCTGCAAGGGCGAAAACACAAGGCAGCATATGAGGCTGTGAAAGCAAGGAACCAGGAATTTTTGCCCAAGATTGCCCCAGCTTCAACTGCAAAAACATCCAATCAACCGAATGAGGTGCCAGGAAAGAGTTCCCCGAGCAGTGGATCAAAACAAAAGGTTACTATCAATGAAAAT TCGAAATCCATAGAGGCAAATGGTGGACAGAATGATATCAAAGCTATGCAGGTAACGgcaaaaaagaaggaaacaacTTCTAGCCAA GTTTGTCAGGCCGAGCCTAATCTCACTGTGAATGAAGATAAATTTTCTTCTATGAAGATGAATGAAAAAGCCATTTTGGGTGCAGCACTTAGAGATATTCTGAAGACACCACCTCCAAAGAAAGTCCAGAAGGAGTGGACCACCACTCAAACTGATGCAACTTTGAGTTCCCCTCTCGGTGATAATAAAGGCAAGGCTACATATGAGGCACTGAAGATAAAGAATGAGGCAGATCCTAAGCTCACTTGGCCTGAAAACCGTGCTGCTGCAGCTATGGAAATATATGAAAAGCCAGTTGAGGATGGAACAGGTATAGAAGATCCAGAGACTCCTAAAGAAGTCCAGAAAGAGTGGACTTGTGCTCTCTGTCAAGTAACCACTACATGTGAAAGCAATTTGAATTACCACCTGCAAGGGCGAAAACATAAGGCAGCATATGAGGCTTTGAAAGTAAGGAACCAGGAATTTTTGCCCAAGATTGCCCCAGCTTCAACTGCAAAAACATCCAATCAACCGAATGAGGTGCCAGGAAAGAGTTCCCTGAGCTGTGGATCAAAACAAAAGGTTACTATCAATGAAAAT TCAACGAGGATAAATCTGAATGTACAAGAGTTAAATGCAGTTTCATTCGTGGATAATGAAGCG TTGAAATCCATTGAGGCAAATGGTGGACAGAATGATATCAAAGCTGTGCAGATAACGgcaaaaaagaaggaaacaacTTCTAGCCAA GTTTGTCAGGCCGAGCCTAATCTCACTTTGAATGAAGATAAATTTTATTCTACCAAGATGAATGAAAAAGCCATAGAGGGTGCAGCCGATAGAGAAATTCTGAAGACATCACCTCCAAAGAAAGTCCAGAAGGAGTGGACCACCACTCAAACTGATGCAACTTTGATTCCCCCTCTCGGTGATAATAAAGACAAGGCTACATACGAGGCACAGAAGATAAAGAATGAGGCAGATCCTAAGCTCAGTTGGCCTGAAAACCGTGCTGCTGCAGCTATGGAAATATATGAAAAGCCAGTTGAGGTTGGAACAGGTATAGAAGATTCAGAGACTCTTAAAGAAGTCCAGAAAGAGTGGACTTGTGCTCTCTGTCAAGTAACCACTACGTGTGAAAGCAATTTGAATTCCCACCTGCAAGGGCGAAAACACAAGGCAGCATATGAGGCAGTGAAAGCAAGCAACCAGGAATTTTTGCCCAAGATTGCCCCAGCTTCAACTGCAAAAACATCCAATCAACCAAATGAGGTGCCAGGAAAGAGTTCCCCGAGCAGTGGATCAAAACAAAAGGTTACTATCAATGAAAAT TCAACGAGGATAAATCTCAATGTAAAAGAGTTAAATGCAGTTTCATTCATGGATAATGAAGCG TCGAAATCCATAGAGGCAAATGGTGGACAGAATGATATCAAAGCTGTGCAGGTAACGgcaaaaaagaaggaaacaacTTCTAGCCAG GTTTGTCAGGTCGAGCCTAATCTCACTGTGAATGAAGATAAATTTTCTTCTATGAAGATGAATGAAAAAGCCATAGAGGGTGCAGCTGATGGAGAAATTCTGAAGACACCACCTCCAAAGAAAGTCCAGAAGGAGTGGACCACAGTCAGTCCGCTACAAACTCAAACTGATGCAACTTTGAGTTCCCCTCCTGGTGATAATAAAGACAAGGCTACATACGAGGCGCTGAAGATAAAGAATGAGGCAGGGGCTAAGCTCACTTGGACTGAAAACCGTGCTGTTGTAGCCATGGAAATATATGAAAAGCCGGTTGAGGTTGGAACAGGTATAGAAGATCGAAAGACTCCTGAAGAAGTCCAGAAAGAGTGGACTTGTACTCTGTGTCAAGTAACCACTACATGTGAAAACAATTTGAATTCCCACCTGCAAGGGCAAAAACATAAGGCAGCATATGAGGCAGTGAAAGCAAGGAACCAGGAATTTTTGCCCAAGATTGCCCCAGCTTCAACTGCAAAAACATCCAATCAACCGAATGCGGTGCCAGGAAAGAGTTCCCCGAGCAGTGGATCAGAACAAAAGGTTACTATCATTGAAAAT TCGAAATCCATTGAGGCAAATGGTGGACAGAATGATATCAAAGCTATGCAGGTAACGGCAAAAAAGAAGGAAGCAATTTCTAGCCAG GTTTGTCAGGCCGAGCCTAATCTCGCTGTGAACGAAGATAAATTTTCTTCTACGAAGATGAATGAAAAAGCCATTGGGGGTGCAGCCTATAGAGAAATTCTGAAGACACCACCTCCAAAGAAAGTCCAGAAGGAGTGGACCACAGTCAGTCCGCTACAAACTCAAATTGATGCAACTTTGAGTTCCCCTCCTGGTGATAATAAAGACAAGGCTACATACAAGGCACTGAAGATAAAGAATGAGGCAGAGGCTAAGCTCACTTGGACTGAAAACCGTGCTGTTGCAGCCATGGAAATATATGAAAAGCCAGTTGAGGTTGGAACAGGTATCGAACATCCAAAGACTCCTAAAGAAGTCCAGAAAGAGTGGACTTGTACTCTCTGTCAAGTAACCACTACATGTGAAAACAATTTGAAGTCCCACCTGCAAGGGCGAAAACACAAGGCAGCATATGAGGCAGTGAAAGCAAGCAACCAGGAATTTTTGCCCAAAATTGCCCCAGCTTCAACTGCAAAAACATCCAATCCACCAAATCAGGTGCCAGGAAAGAGTTCCCCGAGCAGTGGATCAAAACAAAAGGTTACTATAAATGAAAAT TCGAAATCCATAGAGGCAAATGGTGGACGGAATGATATCAAAGCTGTGCAGGTAACGGCCAAAAGGAAGGAAACAACTGCTAGCCAAATAAG GTCAGTCGGGCAGAGCCTAATCTCACTGTGA
- the LOC112169442 gene encoding acetyl-coenzyme A synthetase, chloroplastic/glyoxysomal-like isoform X2 → MKVVITCNAVKRGFKVIHHKDIVVAALIESAKSGVCVDVCLTYENESALKREVLIGKKDEIYGGRMAYLNIQLHVQLSGLMQRIHFLCSISVGALGSPRYICSVLQFQFFLLLLDFSNFNLISEFCTQLGIYGAVATTFKYTFDYKPSDIYWWN, encoded by the exons ATGAAAGTTGTGATCACTTGCAATGCTGTTAAAAGGGGTTTTAAGGTCATCCACCACAAGGATATAGTTGTTGCTGCCCTTATTGAATCAGCCAAAAGTGGGGTTTGTGTAG ATGTATGCTTAACTTATGAGAATGAATCTGCTTTGAAGAGGGAAGTACTAATTGGGAAGAAGGATGAGATATATGGTGGTAG GATGGCATACCTAAATATCCAACTACATGTGCAGTTGAGTGGGTTGATGCAGAGGATCCACTTTTTGTGCTCTATATCAGTGGGAGCACTGGGAAGCCCTAGGTATATTTGTTCCgtacttcaatttcaattttttcttcttcttttggatttttctaattttaatCTTATTAGCGAGTTCTGCACACAACTGGGGATATATGGTGCAGTTGCTACAACATTTAAATATACTTTTGATTACAAACCATCCGACATCTACTG GTGGAATTGA